In Zingiber officinale cultivar Zhangliang chromosome 3A, Zo_v1.1, whole genome shotgun sequence, the DNA window GAATTACTGATTAAATTATGTTTAGTTTGGATTAAGCAATTTTTCATCTAAAAATTCACAATTCTAATTTTAGCAATGAATTACTTTTTTTTCCATATGAAATCATTTTCTGAAAATAGAATATATTCAAATACTATCATTTTGGGAATTTTGAAAAGAGAATTCAGTTTATCAATGGAAATAAAATAATGTAACAAAATAATAGTAATATTATTTTCAATTAACACGTGGAAAATAATCAATTAGCACATGCAttaattgaatcaatttaaaataaaattggcGCTGGacaatgaatttaaaatttatttatgttcatataaataatttatcaataaaattgaataaatctaTTTCTTACATTTTTTTGATtcatattaatttataaaagttctcTCTTAAATTATTCGTTAAAAATAAATAAGCTGTAAGCGAGTGGAACATTATCAGTTTGATCATAAACGTTTAATTTATTTACAGTTTTCACTGAGTGGGAGTCATTTAGAACACTATAAAAGTAAAGGGTGCATTTTGAAAGTTACTCTTTAAATATGCATAAGTAAACGGCCGACTCGTGGAGACGATAAGGAGACGATGCTCATGCTCGCCTCACGCTCTTCTCCTGCATCAGCCGCTGCTCCTCCCTCTCCCTTCAAGCTCAGCTATGGAATCGTCGCTCCCCCGGAGAAAATCCGATCGTTCGCCGTATTTCCTACCCGAAGGCCGAGGCTTGAAGCTCTATTCCCCTCCTTTCCGTTGCCCCGCCGCATCTTCTTCCCCACGGTTTCTGCCTCAGTTTGGGACTTCCTGACGAGTGGCAATTCCGCTCAAGATGCCTCCATTTCCGTCCGCCGAGGTATGCAGCTATTCAGAGAGGTACCCGGTCGCTATTCCTAATTCGTCCCTTGCCGTGTTTGGCGCAACGCTTTCGGTGTGTCGCTGATCCCTAGGCGCCGTCGATATGGGCAGGGGGACGTCGGTGGGTCGCTGGTTGAGTTCGATCGAGCCATTGAATTGAACCCGCGGCAGAAAGCGTGTATGCAATTAGGGTTCTTTCATTTCGTACACTTTCTCCCTTATCTCCATTTTCATCTGGTTTGATGTCCATGAAATTCTTTTTTAGATCTCTGGCAGCGTGGATTGTCTCTCTATTACGCGAATAGGTATCATATTTGTCCAAAATTGCATCTTTTTACACACCAACAGGCAAATATTTGCAACTTGTGAATTATTTCAAGAAAGTTTGGAGCTTGATGGAAGAGTTGTCGGACTAACGAACTGAAACTAATGAATGGCTTATTTATGGTTGCAATCAGAAAGATGAAGAGGTTTTATTAAATGCCTTTTTagctttattttattattaattttttgtgTTTGTAGATTTGAGGAAGGTGCAGAACAATTCAGGTTAGACGTTGCAGCAAATCCTAATGACACTGAGGAATCCATTTGGTGCTTTCTTTGTGAGGCTCAGCTTTATGGGCCTGAGGAAGCTCGGAAAAGGTTTTTAGAGGCAAGTTTAAAGTTTCATTGTATCGATTCAATTCTCAGGTCATCTGCTGGAATCACAGAAATCTTGAATTCATTAAAAAGGATCAGACTCTTAATGTCCGAGTAAACAGCTAAAACTTTAGTACTTTGAATAACCATTTTCCAAGAGGGAAACTGTAGAAGTCTTACCGCAATTGCCTCTTCAAGATGTTCGTATCTGAAAATATAAGCTTCTACAAATATCAATCATTTTGATACTGTTTTAGCTCATTTTGAGTTTGTTCAGTGACATTTTTTTTGCAGGTAGGTCAAGATCCACGGCCTGTAATGCGGGAAGCATATGATATGTTCAAAGATGGTGGAGATCCAGAAAAGGTTTGCCTAGAATTTCACTGGTTTGCTCAATCATCTTTTGCAGCATAGTCTATAATTCATTTTTCAACTCCTTCTTTGCCCATTTCCAGTCTTCTATGTGATATGCTTTTAGTTAACTGTGGATTAGGATGGGTTTGCCATTACAAGTAATACTAATCTTGCTCTGATGCATCCCCTGTGATCCTGTTAGCCTTACTCAAACAATCAAGCAGCATGCATTTAGTGACTGAAtggatagtttaaaatttctaTCCCAGTGACGTTGCCTTGGCAGCTGGATTATTGTGTTTATTAAATAATCGAGTAGGTAGGCTAGAACTAAAGCAGTTTTGAACTTGTCTCATAGTATATCAAGAGATATAATTAACTAAGCAATCAATAATCACCAAAAGAGGGTCATATTACAATGGCACGGACAGACCAGGAAACCGTACCTTACACCATAAGGTTAAGAAACTGACTACATTTTTCATGAGAGTGAAAACAGATGAGTATGTAATTTGATAGTATTTATGCACGGGGAACATGGACACCATTTTATAGATTTCTTCCAACTGGAACATCCTTTCGATGCTGCATTTTCTAGGAAATACCAAACGTTGTTACTTCTCTTAGATGTGCAAGAATGAAAAGGTCAGATTTTGAAATAGGAACTAGTTTTGTAATCTTGCATTTAGTATACCACACTGAAATCTCAGACATTTATGCTTATATTCTTGAATTACTGCACAATCCCCTTGCTGTTTCTTTTTGTCCCATTAGTGCTAAAATTTCAACAAAGTGTTAGTTTATGATCACCACGCATGAGCATGAATAATTCAAATCTGACATGGCTCCATCAGTATTTATTTGTTTCTTTTGGGCTAACATTTGAATTAAGTGTTAGCTTGTGATCACCGCACATGAGTATGAGTAATTCAAATCGACATGACTCCACCACTACTTATATTTGTTTCTTTAGAGCTAACATTTAAATTAAGTGTTAACTTGTGATCAAAACACGAGTATGAATAATTCAAATCCACATCTCTTTAACCATAATTCATATCTGCTTCTTTTCCAGTTTTTGAAGAACTTCATCAGTGGCTCAGACAATGAGTACTTCTATGCTTCTTTATATGCCGGTCTTTATTATGAATCTCAGGTATGCAATCATAAAGCATTTCTTGTAAAATTCTTTTAGTTTGTCGACCTAAGTTGTTTATAGAGAGCTAATAAACATACGATATCAAACCTAGGTAGTTCTGCAAGACCATAACCTAATTCTTCTCTTCGAGTTTGTGTATCTGTATCACTGCCTTGAGTTGCTAAGACAAAAAAAATCGAAAAAGTGAATATGCTAAGTTGGTGAACTGATGATTGTGCACACCATTCACTTTCCCCAGCTGTGTTTTCCATTTGTAACAAAATACATTTGAAGATGATCAACTTGAGTTTTACCATATGTAGAACGATACGGATTCAGCAAGGCGGCACATCGTTGCGGCATGCCAAAGCACTTACGGGTCAAGGTTCATATACTATCCACCAGTTCATCCACTTCAATTTGGTGTTTTTCTTGATTGATCACTCAGGTAGGCTATCTTATTCCTCTGCTCAGATCAAACGACTACATGGCTGCACTAGCCAAGGTTCACTGCAGTTGCAGAGGCTGGAGCAAAAGCTGAAAGCTCTTTCGATTTCGAAGCCTATTCACTCGTGTATGTATCTATGCCAAAGGGGAAAAGGGGAAGGATGGACAAAGACTCTGCGGAGTACAagttcatatatattttttaataatattgaaTTCCTACAGGTTTTAgcttttattctttatttttgaaaaatatataatttttattttagcaTAACGGGACAaatgaaatttagaccttatataAATTTATGAATTTGAAAGGTTACATTGAAAATTTATCTCAGCTTAAATATATTAAGTTCAATAAACAGCCGAATAACCTTTAATATTGCATAATTTTCTCCGGAGCTATGGTGGAGCGCTCTAATGCTCTA includes these proteins:
- the LOC122051259 gene encoding lipoprotein NlpI-like isoform X1, whose product is MLMLASRSSPASAAAPPSPFKLSYGIVAPPEKIRSFAVFPTRRPRLEALFPSFPLPRRIFFPTVSASVWDFLTSGNSAQDASISVRRGMQLFREGDVGGSLVEFDRAIELNPRQKAYLWQRGLSLYYANRFEEGAEQFRLDVAANPNDTEESIWCFLCEAQLYGPEEARKRFLEVGQDPRPVMREAYDMFKDGGDPEKFLKNFISGSDNEYFYASLYAGLYYESQNDTDSARRHIVAACQSTYGSRSNDYMAALAKVHCSCRGWSKS
- the LOC122051259 gene encoding uncharacterized protein LOC122051259 isoform X2 is translated as MPPFPSAEGDVGGSLVEFDRAIELNPRQKAYLWQRGLSLYYANRFEEGAEQFRLDVAANPNDTEESIWCFLCEAQLYGPEEARKRFLEVGQDPRPVMREAYDMFKDGGDPEKFLKNFISGSDNEYFYASLYAGLYYESQNDTDSARRHIVAACQSTYGSRSNDYMAALAKVHCSCRGWSKS